atactggggatcaagcccgaaacccgggcatgtgccctgacctggaattgaaccagcaaccttttggcacatgggatgacacccaaccatctgagccacgctggccagggctctggtgCTACTTTTTATTAGCTAAGTGACTAACGACCCCTTGCCCTCTATgtaagcctcagtgtcctcatctgcaaaatgggtccAGCGATGTCATCTGCAGGGGGTTGGTGGGAGGATAAAGTGAGATAAACAGACCTGGCAGGGCTTTGTAAACTGTCAAGTGCTGTGCAGCTGTGGGCTAGCTAGTCATTTACCCTGAGGCTgctctctgttctcttcctcCAGCCTTtcacctgcctccccccaccccccacgccctCCCAATAGCCCAGGGGCCTGAATTCTGAGGAAGAGCTCCCCGGACTCTGTGGTGCTCCCAGTGCAGTGCTctccgctccccaccccaccccaagcccaCAGGAGGCTCACACTTGTAGTAGGCAAACTGCAGGTAGTGATACATGGTGGCCACGAACTTCTCCACGAAGTAGCCACCCACGTTGGGGGTCAAGTTGGCCTCACAGTCCACCTTGCACTGCAGAGATTCTGCAAAAATatctgggtggtggggtggggggggaagcaGGGGTGAGAAGCTGGTGGTGTGCTGAACAGCTCGGTTCCCGGAGTGGGTGATGGAGAGGACGCCCGCCCCAGCTCTGCCTGCAGAGCCTGTTGCAGCCACGTGAGAGGTGGCGGCTGGGATAAGCAATGCTGAGGCAGACGACTGTGGCCAGGGCGCCCACAGCTTGGCTCTCTGGGAGGTGGCAGGTGAGGTGTGGAAGCGGTCCTGACGCCCAGATTAAAAAGCTCAGGACAGCCCTGAGGGACCGCTGCAGTTAGAGACTTCAGACTCGGTGTGATTTCTGGCCACAAACTGCTTTTGGGACATCCGTGCGGGGCTGTTTCCCATCTCTGCGGGGGCACCTTTGCACCTGCACTGACCTCTACCTGGAAAGCCTGTGACCCCCATCCCAGACCCTCCTGGGATGTCACCGCCTCTCTCCACCGGCGCCCAGCACCTTGGGCGCTCCAGACTGCAGTCCTTCGGCACCCAGTGGCAGGGGATCCGTTACCCTGTCCGCCTCTCAGCTGGCTGCGCACTCCACACTCCCAGGGACAGGATATACCACTGACCACCTCCCCAGCACGGAGTAGGGGCTCCATGAATGTGTTCAGGGGTCTGAGTTGTTCTGGGCCCAGTGGCGGCTGGGAAGGACGCCCATGGGTCTGGGTGGGGGTACCTGCTATGGCAGGGTAGAAGTCCTTGAAGTCCACCTGCTCGTGGGCCCCCTCGCAGCCAGCCAGACACCGCGCAAAGGTAGCCAGGTACTCGGCCAGGGCCCGCTCCATGTCCTCGGTGCTGCTGCGGAAGTCCCCGCTGTTGTAGAGCTTCACCGCCCGGAGGAACACGGCCTGGAGGGGAGCGAGAGGAGGGTCAGGGggcccccccccacactcccctcctccccaagtcctaggggggggggggttggggaggagctgcaaggccagccctccccctccgcccaccTCGTAGGGCTGCGCCTCCAAGTCGGTGAGGGGCTCCTCGGCCGCATCCAGCATCCCCCGGTAGTAGCTGAGATACTTGGTGGTCAGCTCGTGCTTGGGGTTCTTCTGGAGGAAGGTGTAGGCCGCCGCCAGCGCCTTCTCCAGCCGGTTCGCCTGTGGGGTGGGGTCGGGGTGGGTCAGCAGGGCCCGAGCCCGCCGCCCCGAGCGCACGAGAGGCTGCGGGATCGATGTCAGCAACTGCTCCGCCGCAACCGACGGGAAACCCGACGCCGGCTGCCGGCGACGGGACCGAGCAGCgcccgggggcgggcgggcgggacgcggggggctggggggcgaggggagcTCACCTTGAACTGCGCGTAGTGCAGGTACTGGTAGGGCAGCCGGCTCTGGAAGTCGCGCAGCAGCTGGCGCGGCGGGTAGGGCACCTGGAAGGCGGGCAGCGTCCGCTTGCAGCGCCGCAGGCAGGCGGCGCGCTCCAGGACGCGGCCGAAGAGCCGCAGCTCGCGGGCCCACTCGTCGCCGGGACCCccggcggggccgggcgggggcccgggggcggcggcggcgggcggcgcgggccCGCTGCAGTTGGCGTGGCAGAAGGCCTCGCTGTCCCGCAGCAGCCGGTGCAGCCGCAGCGCCGCCTCCAGGTAGCGCGCGCTCTCGCGCCAGCCCTCGCCCTCGTACTGCTCCAGCGCGTGCCCGTAGGCGgcggccagaggcatcaggtccTCGGGCGGGAAGCCCCGGAAGCTGTACTTCTCGTACTGCGCCCCGGAGCggcccagcagcagccacagcagcgcCCAGGCCGCCCGCCCCATCCCCGCACCGCGCCGGCCGGCCCGCGGCTCTCCGGGCGCAGCTGGTGTCCGGGCCGggcccgcgggcgggcgggcgggcggggcaggggccgggCCGGCGTGCCCGCTGGGTCTTAGCGCCGGGCCCCGCGGCTGCCGGGAGGGTAATGGCCTCGGTCAGGACCCCGGAGGGGCGAGGGCTGCGTCTCCCCTCTGTTCGGTGGGCGCAAGGGTGTCCTGAGTCCCCTACGTAGCCCGGTCCCCTGTCCTTAGTAGCTTTCCCTCGACAGATGGGGGGGCGCTTCCCTTAAGGATGGGGAGCCCAGAAAGCTCCCCTCCACGCTGCCCCCCCACCTTAAGGTCGTGAAATGGAGGGACGTGCCCACTCCCTCTGTGCTGCCCAAGCCCCAGGACCTGGTTTTTCGTGCATCACGGAGCCCCTTGGgcacccgccccacccccagtcctgaAGGGGTCGCTCCCAGGGTCCCCCCAGCCCGCGGCGGGCAGGCCACACCCGGCTTtgccctgcacaccctccactccACCGCCGCCGGGCGGACCTCCGTCCACTCAACGCCCCGGCAGCCCGGGTTTTGCAGAGCGAAGTTGCTCCTCGTCCTGGGACAGGAGGGATGGGCGAGCGGAGACACCCTCAGATGCTTTGGCCTCCCCAGCCTCCCGAAGAGGCGTCTGATTTGGGGGTGCCAGCGAAAGCAGCAAGGGATGCCTCTGTCCGGCTTTAGGACCCCGGGGGCTCCAGGGGGAAAGACagtgaactttttcttttttgggtttGGAGTCAGCGCCCACTTCTCATCTTTCTGGAGCCTCCCTCCCGGCTG
The genomic region above belongs to Myotis daubentonii chromosome 16, mMyoDau2.1, whole genome shotgun sequence and contains:
- the P3H4 gene encoding endoplasmic reticulum protein SC65, whose translation is MGRAAWALLWLLLGRSGAQYEKYSFRGFPPEDLMPLAAAYGHALEQYEGEGWRESARYLEAALRLHRLLRDSEAFCHANCSGPAPPAAAAPGPPPGPAGGPGDEWARELRLFGRVLERAACLRRCKRTLPAFQVPYPPRQLLRDFQSRLPYQYLHYAQFKANRLEKALAAAYTFLQKNPKHELTTKYLSYYRGMLDAAEEPLTDLEAQPYEAVFLRAVKLYNSGDFRSSTEDMERALAEYLATFARCLAGCEGAHEQVDFKDFYPAIADIFAESLQCKVDCEANLTPNVGGYFVEKFVATMYHYLQFAYYKLNDVRQAARSAASYMLFDPEDSVMQQNLVYYRFHRARWGLEEEDFQAREEAMLYHNQTAELRELLEFSHMYLQSDDEMELEETEPPLEPEDHPSDAEFEGEGDYEEGIYADWWQELDAKGDEAEAEPEPELA